The genomic DNA TCGATCCGGGCAACCAATACCTCGTGCCCTGGGGCTATGGCACCAACGGGCTGGGCTACAACGTGACCCGCGCGCGCGCCGCGCTGGGGGCCGATGCCGACCTGGGCAGCTGGGACACCCTGTTCAAGCCCGAGAACGCCGCCAAGCTGCAGTCCTGCGGCATCTCCATGCTGGACGAGGCCGCGCAGGTTTTCCCGGCCGTGCTGCACTACCTGGGCAAGGATCCCAACAGCAGCGAGCCCGCCGACTACCGCGCCGCGCTGGACGTCCTGAAGAAGATCCGCCCCTACATTCGCCAGTTCAGTTCCTCGGGCTATATCGACGAGCTGGCCGCCGGCGACCTGTGCATGGTCTATGGTTTCTCGGGAGACGTGCTGATCGCCGCGCGCCGCGCCAGGGAAGCCAGGAAGGACTACGAGATCGACTACTACCTGCCCAAGGGCGGGGCGCCTGCCTGGTTCGACACCATGGCCATCCCCAAGGACGCGCAGAACGTCGATGCCGCGCATGCCTTCATCAACTACATCGAGACGCCGAAGGTCCACG from Orrella dioscoreae includes the following:
- a CDS encoding polyamine ABC transporter substrate-binding protein gives rise to the protein MALSVSAAAQAQDNKTVNVYNWAEYTAPDTLPGFEKETGIKVRYDVYDSNDTLQAKLLTGKSGYDIVVPSTHYAARQLEGGLFQKLDRSKIPNWSHLDPEIMALVATVDPGNQYLVPWGYGTNGLGYNVTRARAALGADADLGSWDTLFKPENAAKLQSCGISMLDEAAQVFPAVLHYLGKDPNSSEPADYRAALDVLKKIRPYIRQFSSSGYIDELAAGDLCMVYGFSGDVLIAARRAREARKDYEIDYYLPKGGAPAWFDTMAIPKDAQNVDAAHAFINYIETPKVHAAITNHMFYPNANKSAREFVNKDVAGNVNIYPPAEVSKTLYVIKPQPLAVQRLQTRLWAELKSGR